A window from Fragaria vesca subsp. vesca linkage group LG5, FraVesHawaii_1.0, whole genome shotgun sequence encodes these proteins:
- the LOC101306921 gene encoding probable serine/threonine-protein kinase At1g09600-like, with product MGCICSKGLLANQYVVKNHRGDKELKSKGLDVGAAGVEVDGGASDATTRLITNHRSTEDNAGSSDEGENKMAMASGLNRITNGERGAQVVAGWPSWLTAVAGEAISGWVPRKADSFEKLDKIGQGTYSSVYRARDLESNKIVALKKVRFANMDPESVRFMSREILILRRLDHPNIMKLEGLITSRVSGSLYLVFEYMEHDLAGIAARPGIKFTEAQIKCYMQQLLHGLEHCHSHGILHRDIKGSNLLIDNYGNLKIADFGLATFYRPRQKQPLTSRVVTLWYRPPELLLGSTDYGVAVDLWSSGCILAELFAGKPIMPGRTEVEQLHKIFKLCGSPSEEYWKRSKLPHATIFKPTQPYKHCVAETFKDFPRSAMALLEVLLAVEPDHRGTASSALQSEFFTTVPLPCDPSTLPKYPPSKEFDAKLRDEEARRRRAPGGKGHGGNSKESKAVPAPVGTAGKETREKQQEHNPKSISEKYIPEEDSSSGFPLEPPKGAASNSFSHSGQSIQPSAYGSTRNIEMRSGQSKNGAELRRQNSYMNGGAAQSSRFSSSASVRSDSRFGGVVQTTANPHWPEERINTRYNHLDDSNSSAKHDWSLQFLNRPKSSQIKDEQPSGKDSARGYGTKKNRIHYSGPLMPPGGNLEEMLKEHEKQIQHAVRKARLDKANTKKAYGENGQTESLLHNVRNGR from the exons ATGGGATGCATTTGCTCGAAAGGGCTATTAGCCAATCAATATGTTGTTAAGAATCATCGTGGAGACAAAGAATTGAAATCAAAGGGATTAGATGTAGGAGCAGCAGGCGTCGAGGTTGATGGTGGTGCAAGTGATGCAACTACACGGTTGATAACCAATCATCGCAGCACTGAGGATAATGCAGGGTCGTCAGATGAAGGGGAGAACAAGATGGCAATGGCATCTGGGCTGAATAGGATAACAAATGGAGAAAGAGGAGCACAAGTGGTTGCTGGATGGCCTTCCTGGCTCACTGCAGTGGCAGGAGAAGCAATCAGTGGGTGGGTGCCTCGCAAGGCCGATTCATTTGAGAAACTCGACAAG ATTGGACAAGGAACTTACAGCAGTGTGTACAGAGCCCGTGATCTTGAATCAAACAAGATAGTTGCATTAAAGAAGGTCCGATTTGCCAATATGGATCCAGAAAGTGTGCGTTTTATGTCAAGAGAAATCCTGATTTTGCGTAGGCTTGATCACCCCAATATCATGAAGCTTGAAGGTCTGATTACATCAAGGGTTTCGGGAAGCTTATACCTTGTGTTTGAATACATGGAGCATGATCTTGCAGGGATTGCAGCAAGACCTGGGATAAAGTTCACTGAAGCACAG ATTAAATGCTACATGCAACAGCTTCTTCATGGACTTGAACATTGTCACAGTCATGGTATTTTACACCGTGACATCAAGGGATCAAATCTTTTGATCGACAATTACGGAAACCTAAAGATCGCTGACTTTGGTCTAGCAACCTTTTACCGACCTCGCCAAAAACAGCCTCTGACTAGTCGCGTGGTAACCTTGTGGTACCGACCACCTGAACTTTTACTTGGTTCCACAGACTATGGGGTTGCTGTGGATTTGTGGAGTTCTGGTTGCATTCTTGCAGAATTGTTTGCTGGGAAGCCTATCATGCCTGGAAGAACAGAG GTGGAGCAACTACATAAGATATTTAAGCTCTGTGGGTCACCTTCTGAAGAATACTGGAAGAGATCAAAATTGCCACATGCAACCATTTTTAAACCAACACAACCATACAAGCATTGTGTTGCGGAGACCTTCAAAGATTTTCCACGCTCAGCTATGGCCCTGTTGGAGGTCCTTCTTGCAGTAGAACCTGACCATCGTGGAACAGCTTCTTCTGCACTTCAGAGTGAG TTCTTCACAACCGTGCCTCTTCCCTGTGATCCTTCCACTTTGCCCAAGTACCCACCGAGCAAGGAGTTTGATGCCAAGCTTCGAGATGAGGAAGCTAGAAG GCGAAGAGCACCTGGTGGTAAAGGGCATGGAGGGAATTCCAAAGAGTCAAAGGCTGTGCCAGCACCAGTTGGTACTGCTGGGAAGGAAACAAGAGAG AAGCAGCAAGAGCATAACCCAAAAAGCATCAGTGAGAAGTACATTCCTGAAGAGGATAGCAGCTCTGGCTTTCCTCTCGAACCTCCCAAAGGAGCAGCATCAAATAGCTTCTCCCATTCTGGCCAGTCAATTCAACCAAGTGCATATGGATCTACACGGAATATCGAGATGCGATCTGGGCAGTCTAAGAATGGTGCAGAGTTGAGAAGGCAGAACTCATATATGAATGGTGGAGCTGCTCAGTCATCCAGATTTTCCAGTTCAGCTTCAGTTCGAAGCGATTCGCGATTTGGTGGTGTTGTACAAACTACTGCAAATCCACACTGGCCAGAGGAACGTATTAATACCAGATATAATCATTTAGATGACAGCAATTCCTCTGCAAAACACGATTGGTCCCTTCAATTTCTGAATAGGCCAAAGTCTTCACAGATAAAGGATGAACAGCCATCTGGAAAGGATTCAGCAAGG GGTTATGGTACCAAGAAGAACCGAATCCACTACTCTGGACCATTGATGCCCCCTGGGGGAAATCTTGAGGAGATGCTCAAAGAGCATGAGAAACAAATACAACATGCTGTCCGCAAAGCTAGACTGGACAAAGCCAATACCAAAAAAGCGTATGGTGAAAATGGCCAAACCGAGTCCCTACTTCACAATGTAAGGAATGGCAGGTGA
- the LOC101307210 gene encoding glucuronoxylan 4-O-methyltransferase 1-like, whose amino-acid sequence MSRSPKTHPSFNYKLLLLGVFLAFVVLFVLRSSFSSSSDSSENTSTISPEVPLFSRSAKDSSSSSTNCSPSSTTGCSKIPSSLAQTIIHYTTSTITPQQTLKEISVTAKILDKKSPCNFLVFGLGHDSLMWSALNHGGRTIFLEEDESWIEQIRRRFPTLESYHVTYNSKVNEADNLMDVGQGPECTAVGSDIKYSMCQLALKGLPSQVYDMKWDLIMVDAPTGYHDQAPGRMSAIYTAGMIARNKEEGETTHVFVHDVNRVVEDKFSMSFLCKGYMQKQEGRLRHFTIPSHMDGSSRPFCPE is encoded by the coding sequence ATGAGTCGATCACCAAAAACCCATCCAAGTTTCAACTATAAGCTTCTTCTCCTCGGAGTTTTCCTGGCTTTCGTTGTTCTCTTTGTCTTGAGATCAAGCTTCTCGTCATCATCTGATTCCAGTGAAAACACATCTACCATCTCACCAGAGGTACCTTTATTTAGTCGTTCGGCTAAAGATTCAAGTAGTAGCTCTACAAACTGCTCACCAAGTAGTACTACTGGTTGTAGCAAGATCCCATCCTCTCTAGCTCAAACCATAATCCACTACACAACCTCAACCATCACCCCACAACAAACCCTCAAGGAAATCTCAGTGACAGCAAAGATACTAGACAAGAAATCACCATGCAACTTCCTTGTGTTTGGCCTCGGCCACGACAGCCTTATGTGGAGTGCACTCAACCATGGGGGCAGGACAATTTTCCTGGAAGAAGACGAGTCCTGGATCGAGCAAATCCGACGTCGCTTCCCCACATTGGAGTCATACCATGTAACATATAACAGCAAGGTAAATGAGGCTGATAATCTCATGGATGTTGGCCAGGGGCCTGAGTGTACTGCAGTTGGTAGTGACATCAAGTACAGCATGTGCCAATTGGCTTTGAAGGGTCTGCCGAGTCAAGTGTATGACATGAAATGGGATTTGATAATGGTGGATGCACCCACCGGGTATCACGACCAAGCACCGGGGAGAATGAGTGCCATATACACAGCCGGAATGATTGCCAGAAATAAAGAGGAAGGGGAGACTACTCATGTGTTTGTTCATGATGTGAATAGAGTTGTGGAAGACAAGTTCTCTATGTCATTCCTTTGTAAAGGTTACATGCAGAAACAGGAAGGGAGGTTGAGGCACTTCACTATTCCTAGTCACATGGATGGTTCCAGCAGGCCATTTTGTCCTGAATGA
- the LOC101307498 gene encoding ras-related protein RABD1-like has product MSNEYDYLFKLLLIGDSSVGKSCLLVRFADDSYVDSYVSTIGVDFKIRTVELDGKTVKLQIWDTAGQERFRTITSSYYRGAHGIIIVYDVTEMESFNNVKQWLNEIDRYANESVCKLLVGNKCDLVENKVVDTQTGKALADELGIPFLETSAKDAINVEQAFLTMAGEIKKKMGNQPTANKSSETVQMKGNPIQQSSNCCG; this is encoded by the exons ATGAGCAACGAATA TGATTATCTCTTCAAGCTCTTGCTCATCGGGGACTCCTCCGTCGGAAAATCCTGTTTGCTTGTTCGATTCGCT GACGATTCCTATGTGGACAGCTACGTTAGCACCATTGGAGTTGATTTC AAAATCAGGACGGTGGAGCTGGATGGGAAGACAGTCAAGCTCCAGATT TGGGACACTGCTGGACAAGAGCGATTCAGGACTATAACAAGCAGTTACTACCGAGGAGCGCATGGAATAATT ATTGTCTATGATGTTACTGAGATGGAGAGCTTCAATAATGTCAAGCAGTGGCTGAACGAGATTGACAGATATGCAAACGAAAGTGTGTGCAAGCTTTTAGTGGGAAATAAATGCGATTTAGTCGAGAACAAGGTTGTTGACACTCAAACTGGAAAG GCTTTAGCTGATGAGCTTGGTATCCCTTTCCTTGAGACAAGTGCTAAAGACGCTATCAATGTTGAGCAGGCTTTCTTAACCATGGCTGGCGAGATCAAGAAAAA AATGGGCAACCAACCAACTGCAAACAAGTCAAGTGAAACTGTTCAAATGAAGGGGAATCCCATTCAGCAGAGTAGCAATTGTTGTGGTTAG
- the LOC101307792 gene encoding ras-related protein RABA2a-like, which produces MARRAEEEYDYLFKVVLIGDSGVGKSNLLSRFTRNEFCLESKSTIGVEFATRTLQVEGRTVKAQIWDTAGQERYRAITSAYYRGALGALLVYDVTKPTTFENVSRWLKELRDHADSNIVIMMIGNKTDLKHLRAVATEDAQGYAEREGLSFIETSALEAINVEKAFQTILAEIYRIISKKTLSSDEPTPASIKEGKTIAVTGGPEVNTKKPCCSST; this is translated from the exons ATGGCGAGGAGAGCGGAGGAGGAGTACGACTATTTGTTCAAAGTTGTATTAATCGGCGACTCGGGCGTTGGCAAATCCAACCTCCTCTCCCGATTCACTCGCAACGAGTTTTGTTTGGAGTCCAAGTCCACCATTGGCGTCGAATTCGCCACTCGCACTCTCCAG GTTGAGGGAAGAACTGTGAAAGCTCAGATATGGGACACAGCAGGACAGGAGAGATACAGAGCAATTACTAGTGCCTACTATAGAGGAGCCCTTGGAGCGTTACTTGTTTATGACGTAACAAAACCAACAACATTTGAAAATGTAAGCAGGTGGCTGAAGGAGTTGAGAGACCATGCTGACTCAAACATTGTGATCATGATGATTGGGAACAAGACAGATCTGAAGCATCTACGTGCGGTGGCCACAGAGGATGCCCAGGGTTATGCCGAAAGAGAAGGCCTTTCATTCATCGAGACATCTGCTCTTGAAGCAATAAATGTTGAGAAGGCTTTCCAGACAATTCTCGCAGAGATTTACCGGATTATCAGTAAAAAGACTCTTTCATCAGATGAGCCAACACCTGCAAGCATCAAAGAAGGGAAGACCATTGCTGTAACAGGAGGCCCAGAGGTCAATACAAAGAAGCCTTGCTGTTCTTCAACCTGA